The genomic interval TCGCGGCGCGAATGGCGTCGTGGTCATCAAGACGAAGAGGCCGGGCCGGCGGTAAGTCGCGCGCGAGTTCTTCGGCTGGGGTATCGCTGGGGTATCGCCGGGGTATCGCCGGGTTACAGCTGGCGTCAGGGCACGGCCGTGACCCAGCTCCATCACAGCTTCGAGCTCCCGGACGCCGAGGCGTCGTTCTTCATCAAGATCCGATCACTGGCGCCTCGGAGCTCCCCAAGTCCCCCACCATCGGATCCACCCCCTGCGGCGCCGGCCCCACCCCCACCCCCACCCCCTGCGCCGCGGTGATCGTCGTCCCCACCGATGTCAGCACGATCGCCCCGAGCCCGGCCCACTGGCGCGCCGTCAGCTGCTCGCCGAGGAGTATCAGCCCCACGACCGCACTGATCGCCGGCTCCACACTCATCAACGTCCCGAACGTCTTGGCCGGGACGCGCGGGAGGGCATACATCTCCAGCGTGTAGGGAAGGGCGCTCGACAGGATGGCGATGGCGAGCGCGGTGGGGAGCAGGTGCAACGAGAAGAGCGCCATCCCTGCATCGGCCACGCCGACGGGGAAGACGAGCACGGCGGCGATGGCCATCCCAATGGCGGTGGTCTCCAGTCCGTGCTCGGTGCCGGCCTTGCGGCCGAAGACGATATAGAGCGCCCAGCACACACCGCCGGCGATGGCGTAGCTCACGCCGACGGGATCGATCTCGGCGCCGGCGCCGATGGGGAGGAGCGCCACGAGCCCGCCGGCGGCGAGCGCGACCCACACGAAGTCGATGGCGCGGTGGGAGGCGAGGATGGCCACGGCGAGCGGGCCGGTGAACTCGATGGCGGTGGAGACGCCGAGTGGGATGGTGCGGAGCGAGGCGTAGAAGAAGCCGTTCATTCCGGCGACGGCGGCGCCGTAGACGAGGAGCGAGCGCCACGCTCTCGCGTTGCGCCGCGTTCGCCACGGGCGAAGCACGGTCACCAGCATCATGGCGGCGAGCGAGACGCGGAGGGCGACGGTGCCGAGGGCGCCGACGGTGGCGAACATCCCCTTGGCGACGGCGGCACCGACCTGGACGGAGACCATCGCCACGGCGATGAGGGCGATGGGGAGGAGAAGGGAGCGCGGGGGCGGGGAGGGGGGCAAGGGATGAACTGTTGATTTGAGGTCAGACTAAAATTGGGGTCAGAGTCACCGAACCAAATTCTCGGTGACTCTGACCCCAAATTGGCTGACCCCAAACTGGCTGACCCCAAGTTGGCTGGACCCAAACTGGCTGACCCCCGCCCCCTCATAGAGCGCCCGGCTGCGATACACCCGCCCCGCCCGCACAACGAGCTCCGTCTTCCGCAGGTCGGTGATGCGCACGGCGGGCTTCCCCGCCACGATCGCGAGGTCGGCGACCTTCCCCACCGCGACGCTCCCGTAGTCGCGCTCCTGCCGCATCACGCGCGCCGCCGTGATGGTCGCGATCTGCAGCACGTTAGGCGCGGGGATCCCGGCGCGCTCGTAGATCTCCAGCTCCCCGTGGAACGAGAGGCCGGCGACGTTGTCGGTGCCGGCGACGAGCGTCACGCCGGCGTCGAAGAGGCGCTTGATCATCCGCCGATAGTTCGTCGACGCGGCCTGCGCGCGCGCCAGCGACTCCGATGCGCCACCACCGCCGGCGCGGAGGGAGCGCTGGTCGATGGGGGGGAGCCAGTCGATGCTGGGGCCAAAGACGGGATCGGTGCCATCGGGCAACAGGCGCGAACGATCCTGCCAGATGTTGAACGTCCCATCGAACACGGTGCCGCGCTCGCGCAGGAAGCCGATGAGCGCGGTGACCTCCGGCGCGTCGACGTTGAAGGTGGGCGCGACGGTGGCCGCCACCTCCGAATAGGCGCGCATGCGCGGGTAGTAGAGCGAATCCTGGAAGAAGGTGGAGAAGAGATAGGCGCCATGTTGCACCTCGTCGTAGCCGGTGCGGACGGCGGCCTGGATGGTCATCCCGCGCGGGATGTGCCCGCTGAGCCGCATGCCGCGCGCGTGTGCCTCGGCGGCGATGACGGGGACCAGGTCGGGGTGCACGAGGTTGTAGAGCTTGATCTGCCGGTACCCTAACGAATCATAGCGGGCCACGATGGCGCGCGCCTCATCCTCGGTGCGGACGAGGATCTCCGTGGGGCCGGCCCACTTGCCCGGCCCCTCGATGAAGCCGGCGAGGAGCATGCGCGGAGCGACGAGCGTCCCGCGGTCGGCGCGGTCGCGGCGCGAGGTGGCGACATCGAGGTCGGACGCCATGTCGCGGATGGTGGTGATCCCAGCCGCGAGCTGCAACATCCCGTCGACGCTCCCCTGCGAGGCGTGGGTGTGCATGTCCCACATCCCGGGAATGATGGTCTTGCCCGTGGCGTCGATGACGGTGGCGCCAGCGGGGACCTGGATGGAATCGGCGGGTCCGAGGGCGGTGATGCGGTCGCCGGTGATGACGACGCTCATGCGCGCTCGCACGCGCCCGGTCTCGCTGTCGAACAGGTCGCCGTTGCGGATGACGGTCGCTGCCGCTGGTTTGGGAGCGAAGCGCGCTGCGACGGCGGCGTCGCGCTGCTCCAGCCACGCGAGCTCGAGGCGGCGCAGCTCGGGGAGCGCCGACTCGGCGCCGCGGCGGACGGCGATGAACCAGCCGGCGCCGGTGGCGACGAGTGCCCCGCGTGCATCGATCCAGACGAGGAGGGGTCCAAGGTCGATGCCGTGGATGGCCGCCAGCTGCACTTGTTCCTGGCGTGCGCCCACGGGGACGGTGGCCTCGGCGACGATCTCGACGCGCGCCGTGGCAGCGGGGACGACGCGCCCCTGGCGTTGCGGCTGGCGAAGGAGCCAGGCGGCGAGTGCGGCATCGTCGTAGGGGGTGATCACCGACGGGCGATACCAGGCGCCGGGAGGCGCTGGCGTCACCGTCGTGTCGCCCTCGCTCCAACTGCGCACGACGCCGTCGCCTAACGCGAAGAACGACGCGGCGAGGGGGATCGGCTTTCCCGCGATGTCGACCGAGGCGGCCTGGGCGCCGCCGCTGCGCAGCTCACCCCACACCGGACGCCCATCGCGGAGGCGGTACGTCGCCTCGATGCGGGGGCCGCGCTGGCGGTCGATGTGGAGGTAGCGGACGGCGACCGATTCGTCGGCGCTCGGCGATGTGCCGTATGCGCTGGGGGCGCCGGGGACGCCACTCGTGCGCACGATCTGCATCTCGCCGGCGCGGCGTCCGTGGTTCCAGACGATGAAGTCGAGCGAGTCGCGCGCTTGCGGTGGCAGGGCGGCGAGGAAGAGGGCGAGGGGGACGAGTGAGGCGAAGGGCATGGAGGGCGTGGCGAGGACGTCGGGTGGCGGGCGTCTATATGGTACGGCCGGAGGAGACGTCTGGCAGGGACCTTCAGTTGGGGCGTCCGTGTGGAAGCGGCGGCGGCGCGGATTCGCGGCGGGACAAGCGTGCGGGCGGGGGGCGCGAACGGCAATGCGTCATGCGAGCCGATCGGCCCCGAGTCGACGAGCGCGATCGTGTAACTTGCGGTCGGAAGCTGGATCTGGTGCGGCTGTGGCGCGGCTCTGCCGCGGCGCTCATCCCGCGCATGATCAACGACCTGACCGCGAACCTGACTTCGACGCTGACCCCGAACCTCGCCTCGTCTCTGACTGCCCACGATCACGACGCCGTTTCCCACACGGGAACGGCGGGCGCACCTCCCACGGACGACCTTCGCATCAGCGCCATCAGGCCGCTGGTGGTGCCGGCGCTGGTGCAGGAGCGCGTCACGGTTCGCGACGAGACGCTGGCGCTCGTGGGGCGCACACGCGCGGCGATTGCGGACATCCTGCATGGGCGCGACGACCGGCTCCTCGTGGTGGTCGGGCCCTGTTCGATTCACGATCACGAGCAGGCACTGGAGTATGGCCAGCGCCTCAAGGCGGTGGCGGACACACTCGGCGACGAGCTCGTCATCGTGATGCGCGCCTACTTCGAGAAGCCGCGCACCACCGTGGGGTGGAAGGGCTACATCAATGACCCGCACCTGGATGGGACGTTCGCCATCAACGAGGGGTTGGAGCGGGCGCGGCGGCTGCTGGTCGAGCTGGACTCGTTAGGCATGCCGACCGGGACGGAGTACCTGGACCTCCTCAGCCCGCAATACATCTCCGACCTGGTGTCGTGGGGGGCGATCGGCGCGCGCACGACGGAGAGCCAGAGTCATCGCCAGCTCGCCTCGGGGTTGAGCTGTCCCGTGGGGTTCAAGAACGGGACCGACGGGAGCGTGAAGGTGGCCGCCGACGCCATCCTCGCCGCGCGTTCGTCGCACGCCTTCATGGGGATGACGAAGCTGGGGGTGGCGGCGATCTTCGAGACGACGGGGAACGAGGACTGCCACGTGATCCTGCGCGGCGGCACGCGCCCCAACCACGATGCGGCGAGCGTGGCCGAGTGTTGCGCCTCGCTGCGCGCCGCAGGGCTGCGCGAGCAGGTGATGATCGACGTCTCGCAC from Gemmatimonadaceae bacterium carries:
- a CDS encoding EamA family transporter, which encodes MPPSPPPRSLLLPIALIAVAMVSVQVGAAVAKGMFATVGALGTVALRVSLAAMMLVTVLRPWRTRRNARAWRSLLVYGAAVAGMNGFFYASLRTIPLGVSTAIEFTGPLAVAILASHRAIDFVWVALAAGGLVALLPIGAGAEIDPVGVSYAIAGGVCWALYIVFGRKAGTEHGLETTAIGMAIAAVLVFPVGVADAGMALFSLHLLPTALAIAILSSALPYTLEMYALPRVPAKTFGTLMSVEPAISAVVGLILLGEQLTARQWAGLGAIVLTSVGTTITAAQGVGVGVGPAPQGVDPMVGDLGSSEAPVIGS
- a CDS encoding amidohydrolase family protein, with protein sequence MPFASLVPLALFLAALPPQARDSLDFIVWNHGRRAGEMQIVRTSGVPGAPSAYGTSPSADESVAVRYLHIDRQRGPRIEATYRLRDGRPVWGELRSGGAQAASVDIAGKPIPLAASFFALGDGVVRSWSEGDTTVTPAPPGAWYRPSVITPYDDAALAAWLLRQPQRQGRVVPAATARVEIVAEATVPVGARQEQVQLAAIHGIDLGPLLVWIDARGALVATGAGWFIAVRRGAESALPELRRLELAWLEQRDAAVAARFAPKPAAATVIRNGDLFDSETGRVRARMSVVITGDRITALGPADSIQVPAGATVIDATGKTIIPGMWDMHTHASQGSVDGMLQLAAGITTIRDMASDLDVATSRRDRADRGTLVAPRMLLAGFIEGPGKWAGPTEILVRTEDEARAIVARYDSLGYRQIKLYNLVHPDLVPVIAAEAHARGMRLSGHIPRGMTIQAAVRTGYDEVQHGAYLFSTFFQDSLYYPRMRAYSEVAATVAPTFNVDAPEVTALIGFLRERGTVFDGTFNIWQDRSRLLPDGTDPVFGPSIDWLPPIDQRSLRAGGGGASESLARAQAASTNYRRMIKRLFDAGVTLVAGTDNVAGLSFHGELEIYERAGIPAPNVLQIATITAARVMRQERDYGSVAVGKVADLAIVAGKPAVRITDLRKTELVVRAGRVYRSRALYEGAGVSQFGSSQLGVSQFGVSQFGVRVTENLVR
- a CDS encoding 3-deoxy-7-phosphoheptulonate synthase, whose protein sequence is MINDLTANLTSTLTPNLASSLTAHDHDAVSHTGTAGAPPTDDLRISAIRPLVVPALVQERVTVRDETLALVGRTRAAIADILHGRDDRLLVVVGPCSIHDHEQALEYGQRLKAVADTLGDELVIVMRAYFEKPRTTVGWKGYINDPHLDGTFAINEGLERARRLLVELDSLGMPTGTEYLDLLSPQYISDLVSWGAIGARTTESQSHRQLASGLSCPVGFKNGTDGSVKVAADAILAARSSHAFMGMTKLGVAAIFETTGNEDCHVILRGGTRPNHDAASVAECCASLRAAGLREQVMIDVSHGNSEKQFRRQLTIAGELAERVAAGDQHIIGVMIESHLEEGKQALQPGAPLRRGVSITDACIGFADTAPVLEGLARAVSARRSRRVRST